In one window of Flavobacterium ginsengisoli DNA:
- a CDS encoding ATP-dependent Clp protease adaptor ClpS, whose protein sequence is MSTKEKVRERVREKEAVAFNNEIIVYNDDVNTFDHVIDTLMRVCSHTAEQAEQCSLIVHYNGKCTVKTGPIEKLKPQCTQLLEAGLSAEIV, encoded by the coding sequence ATGAGTACTAAAGAAAAAGTCAGAGAAAGAGTTCGCGAAAAAGAAGCGGTTGCTTTTAATAACGAGATCATTGTGTATAATGATGATGTAAACACTTTTGATCACGTAATTGATACTCTTATGCGCGTGTGCAGCCACACAGCCGAACAAGCAGAGCAATGCTCATTGATTGTACATTATAACGGAAAATGCACTGTAAAAACAGGTCCGATAGAAAAACTAAAACCTCAATGTACACAACTTTTGGAAGCTGGGCTTAGCGCCGAAATTGTTTAA
- a CDS encoding sterol desaturase family protein has translation MEEYGKILIIAMPIFLVLIVIEKLYGIYKKNDTAPLIDSVSSISSGITNSVKDVLGLSITFLSYEWLVSKIALQHLEANVLSYCIAFFVIDFYGYWSHRLAHQINFLWNKHAIHHSSEEFNLACALRQPIASLVNLFTFLLIPAALLGVPASVIAITLPIHLFLQFWYHTKHIKKMGFIEHILVTPSHHRVHHAINPEYLDKNHSQIFIFWDKIFGTFQEELDDVPPVFGITRPANTWNPIKINFQHLSLLIKDAWRAPKWKDKLTIWFKPTGWRPENFEEKYPVNKIENVFDFAKYGTQNSQKLIYWSVAQVLITLLFVSYLFDNIAKIGLPNIFIYGFFIFVTIYSYTELMDKNRFALLWEAIRLGIVICIIGYYGDWFGLNRVIPISNYIIFAYLFLSFLMTLYFVNFDFKTNQNQYINS, from the coding sequence ATGGAAGAATATGGCAAAATATTAATTATCGCAATGCCGATTTTTTTAGTTTTAATTGTAATCGAAAAACTATACGGCATTTACAAAAAGAACGATACTGCTCCATTAATAGACAGCGTATCGAGCATAAGTTCTGGCATTACCAATTCGGTTAAAGATGTTTTGGGGCTTAGTATAACTTTTCTTTCCTACGAATGGCTAGTTTCTAAAATTGCATTACAGCATTTAGAAGCAAATGTTCTCTCCTACTGCATAGCTTTTTTTGTAATTGATTTTTATGGTTATTGGAGTCATCGCCTGGCGCACCAGATTAATTTTCTTTGGAACAAACATGCTATTCATCACAGTAGCGAAGAATTTAATCTTGCTTGTGCACTTCGTCAGCCCATTGCAAGTTTAGTCAATTTGTTTACTTTTTTGCTTATTCCCGCCGCTTTACTTGGCGTTCCCGCTTCTGTTATTGCTATCACGCTTCCAATTCATTTATTTTTACAATTTTGGTATCATACAAAGCACATCAAGAAAATGGGTTTTATTGAGCATATTTTGGTAACGCCATCACATCATCGGGTGCATCATGCGATTAATCCAGAATATCTAGACAAAAACCATTCACAGATTTTTATTTTTTGGGACAAGATTTTTGGAACTTTCCAAGAAGAATTAGACGATGTACCTCCTGTTTTTGGAATTACAAGGCCTGCCAATACATGGAATCCGATTAAAATAAATTTCCAGCATTTGAGTTTATTAATAAAAGATGCTTGGCGCGCTCCAAAATGGAAAGATAAATTAACCATTTGGTTTAAACCAACAGGCTGGCGTCCTGAAAATTTTGAAGAAAAATATCCTGTAAACAAAATTGAAAATGTTTTTGATTTTGCAAAATATGGCACCCAGAATTCTCAAAAATTAATATACTGGTCTGTTGCACAAGTTTTAATAACCTTGCTATTTGTGAGTTATTTATTTGACAATATTGCCAAAATTGGCCTACCAAATATTTTTATCTATGGCTTCTTTATTTTTGTAACCATTTATAGTTACACAGAGTTAATGGATAAAAATCGGTTTGCACTTTTGTGGGAAGCAATCCGATTAGGAATTGTAATCTGTATTATTGGTTATTATGGTGATTGGTTTGGTTTAAATCGTGTAATTCCGATTAGTAATTATATTATTTTTGCCTACTTGTTTTTATCATTTTTAATGACACTTTATTTTGTCAATTTTGATTTTAAAACCAACCAAAACCAATATATCAATTCATAA
- a CDS encoding lysoplasmalogenase, which translates to MRNSSFFKIYLAFSIVYLIILLSGYERFDLFLKPILIPIIGFGAYFYRKFPTQNILLAALVLSWLGDVILLFTDLGEIYFILGLVCFLTAHIVYCVLFNKQKRIRKRQNKPLFIFGSVLIAFYLIGMVSVLMPHLGDLEIPVSIYASIISIMLLFAFNGFLVWEKPGNQLVFLGAIFFIISDSILAVNKFYAPIPKSSFFIMLTYLLAQYLIVVGTLKLNPKTVEQTV; encoded by the coding sequence ATGAGAAATTCTTCTTTTTTTAAAATTTATTTAGCCTTTAGTATAGTTTATCTAATTATACTACTTTCAGGCTACGAGCGTTTTGATCTCTTTCTCAAACCCATTTTAATACCAATTATAGGATTTGGAGCTTATTTTTATAGAAAATTTCCAACTCAGAATATTTTATTGGCTGCGCTTGTACTTTCTTGGCTTGGAGACGTCATTTTGCTTTTTACAGATTTGGGCGAGATTTACTTTATCTTAGGTCTAGTATGTTTTCTAACAGCACACATTGTTTATTGTGTTCTATTTAATAAACAGAAAAGAATTAGAAAAAGGCAAAACAAACCACTTTTTATATTCGGAAGCGTCTTAATAGCATTTTATTTAATTGGAATGGTTTCTGTTCTAATGCCACATTTAGGAGATCTTGAAATTCCAGTTTCTATTTATGCTTCTATAATTTCAATTATGCTATTATTTGCTTTTAATGGATTTTTGGTTTGGGAAAAACCAGGCAATCAACTTGTTTTTTTAGGTGCTATTTTCTTTATCATTTCAGATAGTATTTTGGCCGTAAATAAATTTTATGCTCCAATTCCTAAAAGCTCATTTTTTATTATGTTGACTTATCTTCTGGCACAATATCTGATTGTAGTTGGTACTTTAAAACTAAACCCAAAAACAGTAGAGCAAACAGTTTAA
- a CDS encoding 2-dehydro-3-deoxyphosphooctonate aldolase, whose amino-acid sequence MKKIAFLIILLISASSCVSTKSTLKNVDDNAPDLILKKDNTFSITQFAKDKKYGYDPDYPINIFFQNTNNEALNEVRFLNALAGPNGEKITFHRLETCCPFPTKRSNMGAGFLNVYELKWEGQKKPVKLYLNIYEKGILMVPMGLRLKQN is encoded by the coding sequence ATGAAAAAAATAGCTTTTTTAATTATTTTATTAATCAGCGCTTCTTCTTGCGTGAGCACAAAATCGACTTTAAAGAATGTCGATGATAATGCTCCTGATTTAATTTTGAAAAAGGATAATACTTTTTCTATAACACAATTTGCTAAAGACAAAAAATACGGATATGATCCTGATTATCCAATTAATATCTTTTTTCAGAATACAAACAACGAGGCTTTAAACGAAGTTCGTTTCTTAAATGCTTTAGCTGGTCCAAATGGAGAAAAAATAACATTTCACAGATTAGAGACCTGCTGCCCATTTCCTACTAAGAGAAGCAATATGGGTGCTGGATTTTTAAATGTTTACGAATTGAAATGGGAAGGACAGAAAAAACCTGTAAAGCTCTATTTAAATATTTATGAAAAAGGAATTTTGATGGTTCCTATGGGGTTGAGATTGAAGCAGAATTAA
- the kdsA gene encoding 3-deoxy-8-phosphooctulonate synthase — MNLQHIPQIKHTDSGNFFLLAGPCAIEGEEMALRIAEKLVGITDNLQIPYVFKGSFKKANRSRIDSFSGIGDEKALKILRKVSETFHVPTVTDIHTNEDADMVAQYVDVLQIPAFLVRQTDLVVAAANTGKVVNLKKGQFMSPESMKHAVQKVLDCNNENVMVTDRGTMFGYQDMIVDFRGIPTMRQYASTVLDVTHSLQQPNQTAGVTGGRPDMIETVAKAGIAVGVDGIFIETHFDPANAKSDGANMLHLDYFEGLMNKLVAIRKTVNAF; from the coding sequence ATGAACTTACAACATATTCCACAAATTAAGCATACTGATAGCGGGAATTTCTTTTTATTGGCGGGACCTTGCGCTATTGAAGGAGAAGAAATGGCTCTTAGAATTGCTGAAAAACTAGTTGGTATTACCGACAATCTACAGATTCCTTATGTATTTAAAGGATCTTTTAAAAAAGCAAACCGTTCTAGAATTGACAGTTTTTCTGGAATTGGAGACGAAAAAGCCTTAAAAATCTTAAGAAAAGTTTCAGAAACTTTTCATGTTCCAACTGTAACAGATATTCATACTAACGAAGATGCTGATATGGTCGCTCAATACGTAGATGTGTTACAGATTCCAGCATTCTTAGTTCGTCAGACAGATCTTGTTGTTGCCGCTGCAAATACTGGAAAAGTAGTAAACTTGAAAAAAGGACAATTTATGAGTCCAGAAAGCATGAAACACGCTGTTCAAAAAGTTTTAGACTGTAATAATGAAAATGTTATGGTTACTGACCGCGGTACAATGTTTGGCTACCAAGACATGATTGTAGATTTTAGAGGTATTCCTACTATGCGACAATATGCTTCTACAGTTCTAGACGTAACACATTCTTTACAACAGCCAAATCAGACAGCTGGAGTTACAGGCGGAAGACCTGACATGATCGAAACAGTAGCAAAAGCAGGTATTGCAGTTGGTGTTGATGGTATTTTTATAGAAACACACTTTGACCCTGCCAACGCAAAAAGTGATGGTGCTAATATGCTTCATTTAGACTATTTTGAAGGCCTAATGAATAAGTTAGTTGCCATCAGAAAAACAGTTAACGCATTTTAA
- a CDS encoding YiiX family permuted papain-like enzyme, which produces MKNKKYLFPIITFFLSFGCALFVAIKVFPNNPFTGNKEEKTITSKFKDGDLIFQTSESQQCEAVRIATNSKFSHCGIIYDINGKWFVFEAVQPVKLTPLEDWIKHGKDSKYVVKRLKDDSILKPEVLQKMKDYSQQFDGKEYDAYFEWTDNRIYCSELIWKIYKNAAGIELSKLRELKDFNLQDPRVQKILKERYGNDIPLEEKVVAPSDLADSNILKTIIDTY; this is translated from the coding sequence ATGAAAAACAAAAAATATCTATTTCCCATTATTACTTTTTTCTTGAGCTTTGGTTGTGCCTTATTTGTAGCAATAAAAGTTTTTCCTAATAATCCGTTTACGGGAAATAAAGAAGAAAAAACAATAACAAGCAAGTTTAAAGATGGAGATCTTATTTTTCAGACTTCAGAATCTCAACAATGTGAAGCAGTTCGTATTGCTACAAACTCAAAATTTTCTCACTGCGGAATTATTTACGACATTAATGGAAAATGGTTTGTTTTTGAAGCTGTTCAGCCTGTAAAACTTACTCCGCTAGAAGATTGGATTAAACATGGAAAGGATAGTAAATATGTTGTTAAACGACTAAAAGATGATAGCATTTTAAAACCTGAAGTTTTGCAAAAAATGAAAGATTACAGCCAGCAATTTGACGGTAAAGAATATGATGCTTATTTTGAATGGACTGACAACAGAATATATTGCTCTGAATTGATTTGGAAGATTTATAAAAATGCTGCCGGAATTGAATTGTCTAAACTTAGAGAGTTGAAAGATTTTAATTTGCAAGATCCGAGAGTTCAAAAAATACTAAAAGAGCGTTATGGCAATGATATTCCATTAGAAGAAAAAGTCGTTGCTCCTTCTGACCTTGCAGATTCTAATATATTAAAAACAATAATTGACACTTATTAA
- a CDS encoding PsbP-related protein encodes MKLFLNFITILFVTFVFGQHKSEDASGKLYISEKKYSVLFPYNWHLQQSDSLQKKFMLLSEKSSANDNFIENVSLRISDLGYSGVKAKTVKKIIDKRFGVSGEIISNRKVVKNGLQGQEIVYKQLMSNGVFGTILQYFFIKDRDLYILTFCSKSEDYLSYMPVFQYMYENFDIR; translated from the coding sequence TTGAAGCTGTTTTTAAATTTTATCACTATATTATTTGTAACATTCGTATTTGGACAGCATAAATCTGAAGATGCCTCTGGGAAATTATATATAAGCGAAAAAAAATATTCTGTATTATTTCCTTATAACTGGCATCTTCAACAATCAGATTCTTTGCAAAAGAAGTTTATGCTTTTAAGCGAAAAAAGTTCGGCAAATGATAATTTTATTGAAAATGTAAGTTTACGGATTTCTGATCTTGGATATTCAGGAGTTAAAGCAAAAACAGTAAAAAAGATAATTGATAAAAGATTCGGAGTAAGCGGCGAAATTATTTCTAATCGTAAGGTTGTAAAAAACGGTTTGCAGGGACAAGAAATTGTTTACAAGCAATTAATGAGTAATGGTGTTTTCGGTACTATTTTGCAATATTTTTTTATTAAAGATAGAGATTTATACATACTTACTTTTTGTAGTAAAAGTGAAGATTACTTGTCATATATGCCCGTTTTTCAATACATGTATGAGAATTTTGACATAAGATAA
- a CDS encoding M20/M25/M40 family metallo-hydrolase has translation MKKTILLTALVLSGLTSFAQTNDEKNIKLFYKKALTESKCYTWLEYLSNDIGARLSGSKGAEQAVEYTKRQLESLGLDKVYLQEVMVPHWVRGEKETAYILDGKVKTNVPICALGGSVATAKTGLTAEIIEVQGIKELNELGADKVKGKIVFFNRPMNPENIETFTSYGACVDQRYAGAKEVAKLGAVGSIVRSMNLRLDDFPHTGTQSYGDLPKEQYIPTAAISTNGAELLSKTLKRNPALKFYFKQSCETLPDVLSYNVIGELTGTVSPENIMVVGGHLDSWDLADGSHDDGAGVVQSMEVIRILKNLNYKPKNTIRVVLFMNEENGGKGGAKYEEVSKQNKENHIFALESDSGGFSPRGFSIEADDANLKKIQGYKDLFEPYLVHSFTIGHAGSDISHLTSQAIVKAGLKPDSQRYFDYHHAANDKFDAINKRELELGAATMTTLMYLLDQNGIETKKAN, from the coding sequence ATGAAAAAAACAATTCTTTTAACTGCATTAGTTTTAAGCGGATTGACATCTTTTGCACAGACAAATGATGAAAAAAACATCAAATTATTTTACAAAAAAGCTTTAACCGAGTCAAAATGCTACACATGGTTAGAATATTTATCTAACGATATTGGCGCTCGTTTGTCTGGATCTAAAGGAGCAGAACAAGCAGTTGAGTACACTAAAAGACAATTAGAAAGTTTAGGGCTTGACAAAGTTTATTTACAAGAAGTTATGGTTCCTCATTGGGTTAGAGGAGAAAAAGAAACAGCTTATATTCTTGATGGAAAAGTAAAAACTAATGTGCCAATTTGTGCATTGGGTGGTTCTGTTGCAACAGCAAAAACAGGTCTTACTGCAGAAATAATCGAGGTTCAAGGAATTAAAGAATTAAACGAACTTGGTGCAGATAAAGTGAAAGGAAAAATTGTGTTCTTTAACAGACCAATGAATCCTGAAAATATTGAAACTTTTACTTCTTATGGAGCTTGCGTTGACCAAAGATATGCAGGAGCAAAAGAAGTCGCAAAATTAGGAGCGGTAGGAAGTATTGTTCGTTCAATGAACTTGCGTTTGGATGATTTTCCTCATACAGGAACTCAAAGTTATGGAGATTTGCCAAAAGAGCAATATATTCCAACAGCGGCTATTAGTACAAACGGTGCAGAATTATTAAGTAAAACTTTAAAAAGAAATCCAGCTTTGAAATTTTATTTCAAACAATCTTGTGAAACTTTACCAGACGTATTATCTTATAACGTAATTGGAGAATTAACAGGAACTGTAAGTCCAGAAAATATTATGGTTGTTGGAGGACATTTAGATTCTTGGGATTTAGCAGATGGTTCTCACGATGATGGAGCAGGAGTAGTACAAAGTATGGAAGTGATTCGTATTTTGAAAAACTTAAACTATAAACCTAAAAATACAATTCGTGTTGTATTGTTTATGAACGAAGAAAACGGCGGAAAAGGTGGTGCTAAATACGAAGAAGTTTCAAAACAAAATAAAGAAAACCACATTTTTGCTTTAGAAAGTGATTCAGGAGGATTTTCACCAAGAGGGTTTTCAATTGAAGCTGATGATGCTAATTTGAAAAAAATTCAAGGTTATAAAGATCTTTTTGAACCTTATTTAGTGCACAGTTTTACAATTGGTCACGCAGGTTCAGATATTAGCCATTTGACTTCTCAAGCAATTGTAAAAGCAGGTTTAAAGCCAGATTCTCAGCGTTATTTCGATTATCATCACGCGGCAAACGATAAATTTGATGCAATCAATAAAAGAGAGCTTGAGCTTGGAGCAGCGACAATGACTACATTAATGTATTTATTAGACCAAAACGGAATCGAGACTAAAAAAGCTAACTAA
- a CDS encoding discoidin domain-containing protein produces the protein MKKIYKQLTPILFSMLFGSTLLAQNSGKTEWFDPSRPATTYCNPINIGYNFTTHNHNGIPESRRSSADPVIITYKGEYYLFATNQAGFFWSKDMSDWNFVYGSFQRQPGDDDQCAPAAWVVNDTLFYVGSTWKRDHPIWKTADPKSGRWTRHVDKAMLPTWDPAIFQDDDKKVYMYYGSSGKLPLVGVEVDYNTWLPKGNQADYATLYKATEVEDIQKPYGQIKEVAILDPSAHGWERFGPNNDMEPAPWGNFIEGAWMTKHNGKYYMQYGAPATEFKGYANGVHVGDNPLGPFTYQKHNPMSYKPGGFVIGAGHGNTFADNYGNYWNTGTCKISIKDRFERRIDMFPAGFDKDDVMYSITAYGDFPIVLPTSQRDQTKGAASGWMLLSYKKPVTVSSSEECMEVETHRMDNGGKKVYEKFCYGPENLTDENIQTYWSAKTNNLGEWLQMDLGRQMEINALQINYADHKATQFNKAMDIYYQYKIFMSDNAKNWTLVVDKSKNDKDAPHDYVELTKPIKARYIKMENIHNASGLFAISDFRVFGNGLATKPKSVASFKVDRNKADSRNAMISWKKQADAIGYNIYYGIEPDKLYNSIMVYGDNTYDFRGLDKGTKYYFTIEPFNENGIGTKNKIIEIK, from the coding sequence ATGAAAAAGATATATAAACAACTTACGCCGATTTTGTTTTCGATGCTTTTCGGAAGCACTCTTTTGGCTCAAAATTCTGGTAAAACAGAATGGTTTGACCCTAGCAGACCCGCAACAACCTATTGTAATCCGATAAATATTGGATACAATTTTACGACTCATAATCACAACGGAATTCCAGAATCACGCCGTTCAAGCGCCGATCCTGTAATTATTACTTATAAAGGCGAATATTATTTATTTGCTACCAATCAGGCAGGTTTCTTTTGGAGTAAAGATATGTCAGACTGGAATTTTGTTTACGGAAGTTTTCAAAGACAGCCAGGCGACGACGACCAATGTGCTCCTGCAGCTTGGGTTGTAAACGATACATTATTTTATGTTGGTTCAACTTGGAAAAGAGACCATCCAATTTGGAAAACAGCTGATCCAAAATCAGGAAGATGGACACGTCATGTAGATAAAGCAATGCTTCCAACTTGGGATCCTGCAATTTTTCAGGATGATGATAAAAAAGTATACATGTACTACGGTTCAAGCGGAAAATTACCACTTGTTGGAGTAGAAGTTGATTATAATACTTGGCTTCCAAAAGGAAATCAGGCTGATTATGCAACTTTGTATAAAGCGACAGAAGTAGAGGATATTCAAAAACCTTACGGACAAATTAAAGAAGTTGCCATTTTAGATCCTTCAGCTCACGGATGGGAACGTTTTGGGCCAAATAATGATATGGAACCTGCACCTTGGGGAAATTTTATTGAAGGAGCTTGGATGACCAAACATAACGGAAAATATTATATGCAATACGGAGCTCCTGCAACAGAGTTTAAAGGTTATGCAAATGGAGTTCATGTGGGAGATAATCCATTAGGGCCGTTTACATATCAGAAACACAATCCGATGTCATATAAACCAGGCGGATTTGTAATTGGAGCTGGACATGGAAACACTTTTGCCGATAATTATGGAAACTACTGGAATACTGGAACATGCAAAATTTCTATTAAAGATCGTTTCGAACGTCGTATAGATATGTTTCCAGCAGGATTTGATAAAGATGATGTAATGTATTCTATTACAGCTTATGGAGATTTTCCAATTGTATTGCCAACAAGCCAGCGTGATCAAACTAAAGGTGCTGCTTCAGGATGGATGTTACTTTCGTATAAAAAGCCAGTAACTGTTTCTTCTTCTGAGGAATGTATGGAAGTGGAAACCCATAGAATGGATAATGGAGGGAAAAAAGTATATGAGAAGTTCTGTTACGGACCAGAAAATCTAACAGATGAAAACATTCAAACCTATTGGTCGGCAAAAACTAATAATCTGGGAGAATGGCTTCAAATGGATTTAGGTCGTCAAATGGAAATAAATGCTTTGCAGATTAATTACGCAGATCATAAAGCGACACAGTTTAATAAAGCAATGGATATTTATTATCAATATAAAATCTTTATGTCTGACAATGCTAAAAATTGGACTTTGGTAGTAGATAAATCTAAAAACGATAAAGATGCACCTCACGATTATGTAGAACTTACAAAACCGATCAAAGCGCGTTATATCAAAATGGAAAATATTCACAATGCATCTGGTTTATTTGCAATCTCTGATTTCAGAGTTTTTGGAAACGGATTGGCGACAAAACCAAAATCGGTGGCTTCTTTCAAAGTAGATAGAAACAAAGCAGATTCTAGAAACGCTATGATTTCATGGAAAAAACAAGCAGATGCAATTGGTTATAATATTTATTATGGAATCGAACCAGATAAATTGTATAACAGCATTATGGTTTATGGTGACAATACGTATGATTTTAGAGGTTTGGATAAAGGCACAAAATATTATTTTACAATTGAGCCTTTTAATGAAAACGGAATCGGAACAAAAAATAAGATTATTGAAATAAAATAA
- a CDS encoding glycerophosphodiester phosphodiesterase family protein — MNKIKIFSAVCLIAFSFCNAQKNAIVAHRGAWKKNNLPENSIASLRHAIDLKLPGSEFDVWRTADDSLVINHDAHYNKLLIEETNYVDLIKFKLSNGEKLPTLHEYISEGMRNNKHTLLVCEIKPSEISKERGQKTAVAAVETIKKLKANKNTCYISFDYDILKKIREIDSKTSLQYLEGNKSPKEVKADKINGVDYHYSVFQKHRNGYGKLKTIRLS, encoded by the coding sequence ATGAATAAAATTAAAATATTTAGTGCAGTGTGTCTTATTGCTTTTTCATTTTGTAATGCACAAAAGAATGCAATTGTAGCGCATCGAGGTGCATGGAAAAAAAACAATCTTCCCGAAAACTCAATTGCATCTTTAAGACATGCGATTGATTTAAAATTGCCAGGTTCAGAATTTGATGTATGGAGAACTGCAGACGATTCGCTTGTTATTAATCACGACGCACATTACAACAAACTGCTTATTGAAGAAACGAATTATGTAGATTTGATAAAATTTAAACTTTCTAACGGAGAAAAACTTCCAACCCTTCACGAATATATTTCAGAAGGAATGCGTAATAATAAACACACTCTTTTAGTGTGCGAAATTAAACCTTCGGAAATTAGTAAAGAAAGAGGACAAAAAACTGCTGTAGCAGCTGTCGAAACCATTAAAAAACTAAAAGCCAATAAAAATACCTGCTACATCAGTTTTGATTATGATATTCTAAAGAAAATTAGAGAAATAGATTCTAAAACCTCTCTTCAATATTTAGAAGGAAATAAATCTCCAAAAGAAGTAAAAGCAGATAAAATTAATGGGGTTGACTATCACTATTCTGTTTTTCAAAAACACCGGAATGGATACGGGAAGCTAAAGACAATAAGATTATCTTAA
- a CDS encoding prolyl oligopeptidase family serine peptidase — protein MKNTLAFIFLLFSVVVFGQSETTGKINTVIMSKYELGYVLHRPANVKEKKPLIVFISGDGEKGTDLEKVKINGPLKYLKTNQLDAYVLAPQCKEDENWDIESIYQLIVKIQKENKIDSERIYVTGLSSGGWASWNLAFAHPDLFAANVPVAGFVDLIQLEKACEIANIPTRIFHGLQDNVVNVNYAITIYNELKKCNAKDVKLTIFDDANHDSWTRVYDNKEIYDWMFQQRKTNTNK, from the coding sequence ATGAAAAATACATTAGCATTTATATTTCTGTTGTTTTCTGTAGTTGTTTTTGGGCAGAGTGAAACAACTGGGAAAATCAATACGGTTATAATGTCTAAATACGAACTGGGTTATGTTTTGCATCGTCCAGCGAATGTTAAGGAGAAGAAGCCATTAATTGTTTTTATTTCGGGTGATGGAGAAAAAGGAACCGATTTAGAAAAGGTAAAAATTAATGGGCCTTTAAAATATTTAAAAACGAACCAATTAGATGCTTATGTTTTGGCTCCACAATGCAAAGAAGACGAAAATTGGGATATAGAATCAATTTACCAGCTGATTGTGAAAATTCAGAAAGAAAATAAAATTGATTCAGAAAGAATATATGTTACTGGTTTAAGCTCAGGAGGTTGGGCTTCATGGAATTTGGCTTTTGCACATCCTGATCTATTTGCCGCAAACGTACCTGTCGCTGGCTTTGTAGATTTAATTCAGTTAGAAAAAGCATGTGAAATAGCCAATATTCCAACCAGAATTTTCCACGGATTACAGGATAATGTGGTAAATGTGAATTATGCAATCACAATTTATAATGAATTGAAAAAATGTAATGCAAAAGATGTAAAGCTGACCATTTTTGATGATGCAAATCATGACAGCTGGACAAGAGTTTATGATAACAAAGAGATCTACGACTGGATGTTTCAGCAAAGAAAAACGAATACAAACAAATAA